The Micromonospora violae DNA segment CACCGTGGAGAAGGTCATCGAGGAGGTGGCGGCCACCCGGATCACCGAGCGTGGCGCCACCCGCGGTGACGACCGGGTCAGCGAGGCCGCCATGGAGGACCGCAAGCGGGAGGGCTACTTCTGATGAGCACCGAGATCGTGGCCTCCGCGAATGCGGACGCGCTGGCTGTCACCGGGGCCGGGCCGGAGCCCCGGGCGATGGACCTGCTGCGGTTCGCCACCGCCGGCAGCGTGGACGACGGGAAGTCGACCCTGATCGGGCGGCTGCTCTACGACACCAAGTCGCTCTTCACCGACCAGTTGGCCGCGGTGGAGGCGGTCAGCGCCGCCCGTGGTGACGAATACACCAACCTGGCGTTGCTCACCGACGGGCTGCGTGCCGAGCGGGAACAGGGCATCACCATCGACGTGGCGTACCGCTACTTCGCCACCCCCCGGCGCAAGTTCATCATCGCCGACACCCCCGGGCACATCCAGTACACCCGCAACATGGTCACCGGGGCGTCGACGGCGGACCTGGCGCTGATCCTGGTGGACGCGCGCAAGGGCCTGGTCGAGCAGTCCCGCCGGCACGCGTTCCTCTGCTCCCTGCTGCGGGTGCCGCACCTGGTCCTCTGTGTCAACAAGATGGACCTGGTCGACTGGTCGCAGGAGGTCTACGAGAAGATCGCCGACGAGTTCACCGCGTTCGCGGCGAAACTCGACGTACCGGACCTGACCGTGGTGCCGATCTCCGCGTTGCGGGGCGACAACATCGTCACCCGTTCGGAGAACATGCCCTGGTACGAGGGCCCGTCGCTGCTGCACCACCTGGAGCGGGTGCACATCGCGAGCGACCGCAACCTGGTCGACGTCCGGTTCCCGGTGCAGTACGTGATCCGTCCGCAGTCCACCACGGTCACCGACTACCGCGGCTACGCCGGTCAGGTCGCCTCCGGCGTGCTGAAGCCGGGCGACGAGGTGATGGTGCTGCCGTCGGGCTTCACCAGCCGGATCGCCGCCGTGGAGACCGCCGACGGGCCGGTCCCGGAGGCGTTCCCGCCGATGTCGGTGACGGTACGACTGGCCGACGAGATCGACATCTCGCGGGGCGACCTGATCTGCCGGCCGAACAACGCACCGGCGGTGGCCCAGGACATCGAGGCGATGGTCTGCTGGATGGACGAGACGGCCCCGCTGCGGATCGGCGGCCGGTACGCGATCAAGCACACCACCCGGTCGGCTCGGGCGATCGTGCGCGGGCTGCACTACCGGCTGGACATCAACTCGCTGCACCGCGACGAGTCGGCCGACGAGCTGCGGCTCAACGAGATCGGCCGGGTGCGACTGCGTACGACCGTGCCGTTGCTGGCCGACGAGTACCGCCGCAACCGCACCACCGGCGGCTTCGTCATCATCGACGAGGCGACCAACCGCACGGTGGGCGCCGCCATGATCGTCGAAGCCAGCTAACCCCACCCTCCACCCCCGGTGATCAAGAGGTCTGCGTCAGCCTTCGGGTTCGAATTGACGCAAACTTCTTGATCACCGGGGTGGGGTGAGGATTAGTCCAGGCGGGTGGCGCCGGGGGCCGGGAGGACGGTCACCGTGCCGGGGGCGGTGAAACCGCGCTCCGCGTACGCGTCGGCCACGGCGTCGGCCACCGCATCGGCGCGGTCGGCCTCGACCAGCGCGAGCACGCATCCGCCGAAGCCACCGCCGGTCATCCGGGCGCCCAACGCACCGGCCGACAACGCCGCCTCGACCGCGGTGTCGATCTCCGGCACGGTGATCTCGAAGTCGTCGCGCATCGAGACGTGCGAGGCCGTCAGGAGCGGGCCGATGTCGCGGACCCGGGCGGCGCGCAGCAGCGCCACAGTGTCCAGGACGCGCTGGTCCTCGGTCACCACGTGCCGGACCCGTCGCCGGGTCTCCTCGTCGTCGAGCTGCGCCAACGCGTCGTCGAGCTGGTCGACGCCCACGTCCCGCAGGGCGGCAACGCCGAGCGCGCCGGCCCCGGCCTCGCAGGAACGACGGCGGGCCGCGTACTCCCCGTCGGCGTGGCGGTGCGGGGCCCGGCTGTCGACGACCAGCACAGCCAGCCCGGCGGCGTCCAGATCGAACGGAATGTGCTCGACCGACTCGTCACGACAGTCGAGGAAGAGGGCGTGCCCGGCGCGGCAACGGATCGCCGCGGACTGGTCCATGATCCCGGTCGGCGCGCCCACGTAGACGTTCTCCGCCCGCTGCGCCAGCCGGGGCTGGAGTGCCGGGGCGAGCTCCAGCCCGCCGAGGTCGAGCAGGGCAGCCAGCACGGCTGACTCCAGCGCAGCCGAGGAGGAGAGCCCGGAACCCAGCGGCACGTCGGAGGCGATCGCCAGCCGGGCACCCGGCACCGGATTACCCGCCTCGCGCAGTGCCCAGACCACCCCCGCGACGTACGCGCCCCAGCCGGTGACCCGACCCGGCTCGGCGACGTCGTCCGCGCCGAGGGTGATCGTCTCGCCGGAGAGCTCGGACCAGACCGTCCAGTGCTCCCCGTCCTGCCGGTCGGCGGCGACGATCGTACGCATCGGCAGCGCGAACGGCAGCACGAAGCCTTCGTTGTAGTCGGTGTGCTCGCCGATCAGGTTGACTCGCCCCGGGGCCGCCCAACGGCCGGAAGCCTCGCCGCCGAACTGCGCGGAGAAACCGGCCGCGGCCCGCTCGACGACATCGCCGCCCGGGTTACTCACGGTGTCGCCTTTCGTTCGCGACTGCGGGGCTCGCAAACCCGGCTCACTCCTCGCGCTCACTGGTGCCCCAGGATGTGGGCGCGGTAGAACGCCCAGGCGTCCCCGACCATGTCGTGCAGGGTCGGCTTCTGTGGCACCCAGCCCAGCTCGTCGCGGGCCAGTGTGGACGAGGCGACCAGCTCGGCCGGGTCGCCCTCGCGACGCGGTGCGACCTCGACGGGCAGGGGGTGCCCGGTGACCTCGCGGACCACGTCGACGACCTGGCGGTTGGTGAAGCCGTTGCCGTTGCCCAGGTTGTAGATCCGGTGCTGGCCGCTGGTGGCCGCGTCGAGCGCCAGCAGATGCGCGCGGGCCAGGTCGGCGACGTGGATGTAGTCGCGGACGCAGGTGCCGTCCACGGTGGGGTAGTCGTCCCCGAAGAGCTGGAGCTTCTCCCGCCGACCGGCGGCGACGTCCAGCGCGATCGGGATCAGGTGCGTCTCCGGGTCGTGCCGTTCGCCGAGCGTGATGTCGCCGTCGAGGTGGGCGCCGGCCACGTTGAAGTAGCGCAGCGACACGGCGGCCAGCCCGTGCGCGATCGCCTCGGAGGTGAGGGCCATGTCGACGGCGAGTTTGGTGGCGCCGTACGTGTTGGTTGGTGCCTTGACCGCGTTCTCGGTGATGGGCAGCTCGGTGGGGTTGCCGTAGACGGCGGCGGTGGAGGAGAAGACCAGCCGTGGCACCCCGGCGGCCCGTACCGCGTCGATCAGGGCGAGGGTGCCGACGGTGTTGTTCTGCCAGTACAGCTCCGGCTTGACCATCGACTCGCCGGCGGCGATCAGGGCGGCGAAGTGCAGCACCCCGTCGAACCCGGCGTCCGCGGTGATGACGCGGGCGGCGTCGTGGATGGACGCCTCGACGTGAGTGGCGTCCGGAGCGAGGGCTTCGCGGTGGCCGGTGCGCAGGTCGTCCAGGATGACCACCTGGTGGCCGGCGTCGAGCAGCATGCGGGTCACCACGCTCCCGATGAAGCCGGCGCCCCCGGTGACGAGCAGTTTCACGTCGTTGCCTCCCTGCCTGGCCCGCCCGGGACGTGGCCCTTCGGTGATCACACTAGGGCGGTGGCCTTCACCGGCACCACCGTCGGCTCATTCCATCATAAACTCTCATGATTAAACAGAGCCGAACATCCCCGGTGCGGTGGGCCCTCGGTGTCTACCATCTCTGTCATGCGGGAAGTGGCCCGTACCGGGCTCCGGCGGCGCGCGCGGGCACACCCCCGCCGCGACCCTGGCCCGCTCGCCCGGGCCGTCGCCCGGGTGCTGGTCCGCGCCGCGGACGGTGCCACCCGACTCGTCACCGACCTGCTCGGAACCGGCCCGACGGCTGGCCGGGAACGCATCTCCGAGGCCGACCTGCGGGACCTGGTCGCCGCGAACACGGTGCTCGACCCGGACGAGCGGCGGATCATCGACGAGGTCCTGGTGGCCGGTGCCAGTCTGATCCGCGAGGTGATGATGCCGCGCACCGAAGTGGTCTTCCTCCCGGCGCGGCTGACCATCGTGGAGGCCGCCCGACTGGTCCGCGCCGAGACGCACACCCGCTACCCGGTCACCGACGGCACCCATGACGACGTGGTCGGGTTCGTGCACCTCCGTGACGTGCTGCTGCGCCCGGACACCGACCCGTGCGTCACCGTCGGCGAGTTGGCCCGGGAGGTGAAGCGGCTTCCCGGCAGCAAACGTGTGCTCGCCGCGCTGACCGAGATGCGCCGGGAGGGCCAGCACCTCGCGGTGGTGGTCGACGAGTACGGCGGCACGGCCGGGATCGTCACCCTGGAGGATCTCATCGAGGAGTTGATCGGTGAGATCCACGACGAGTACGACGCCACCCCGGACCCGGAGCGCGCCGGCCTGCCCGCAGTGGTGGACGGCCGGCTCAACCTCGCTGACTTCGCCGAGCGCACCGGTGTGGCACTACCCGCCGGACCGTACGAGACGGTGGGCGGGTTCGTGATGGCCGCGCTGGGTCGGCTTCCGGTGACCGGGGACGAGGTGCTGGTGCCCGCTGAACCGGCCGACGTCGGGGCACCCGGTCCGGCCGAGCTGTCGGCCGGCTGGCTGCTGCGGGTGCTGGCGGTGGACGGCCGCCGGGTTGCCCAAGTCGCCGTCTCCGCCGCGCGCAACACCGAGCAGCGCCGCGAGCAGAGCACCGGGCAGAGCCGCGGGTACGACGCCGCGCCGGCCTCGGTGGGCGGCCCGCAGCCGGCCCGGGAGGTGGTGGCGGGGCAGCACCGCCGGGTCCCGGTCGCGCCGACGCGCCGGGTCGGCGCGGGCGAACCACGCGAGGTCAGCACCTCGGCACCGGCGGGCCGGAGCCGACCCGCCGGCCCGTCATGACGGACCAGCTCGCTTGCTGACAGAATTATCGCCATGTCCGACGTTCCCGCCCGGCCCCGCGTCTTCTCCGGCATTCAGCCGACAGCCGACTCGTTCCACCTCGGCAACTATCTGGGCGCGGTGCGGCACTGGGTCGCCCTACAGGACACGCACGACGCGTTCTACTGCGTGGTGGACCTGCATGCCATCACCGCCGGGCACGACCCGGCGCTGCTGCGCCAGCGCACCAGGGTGGCCGCGGCCCAGCTCTTCGCGGTCGGGCTCGACCCGGAACGCAGCACCCTGTTCGTCCAGTCGCAGGTGCCCGAGCACCCGCAGCTGGCCTGGGTGCTCGGCTGCATCACCGGCTTCGGCGAGGCCAGCCGGATGACCCAGTTCAAGGACAAGTCGCAGAAGCAGGGTAACGAGCGGGCCAGCGTCGGGCTGTTCACCTATCCGATCCTGCAGGCCGCCGACATCCTGCTCTACCAGGCCAACGCGGTGCCGGTCGGTGAGGACCAGCGCCAGCACCTGGAGCTCTCCCGGGATCTGGCCCAGCGGTTCAACTCGCTGTTCGGTGCCACGTTCACGGTGCCCGCGCCGCACATCGTCAAGGACACGGCCAAGATCACCGACTTGCAGGACCCGACCGCGAAGATGTCGAAGTCGTCGTCCTCACCGGCCGGCATCATCGACCTGCTCGACGATCCGGCCCGGTCGGCGAAGAAGATCCGTTCGGCGGTGACCGACACCGGTCGGGAGATCGTCTTCGACGCCGAGACCAAGCCCGGTGTGTCGAACCTGTTGACCATCCACTCAGCGCTCAGCGGCCGCAGCATCGACGAGTTGGTGGCCGCGTACGCGGGCCGCGGCTACGGCGATCTGAAGAAGGAGCTGGCCGAGGTGGTGGCGGACTTCGTCCGGCCGATCCAGGAGCGCACCCGCGGCTACCTCGACGATCCGGCGCAGCTGGACAAGCTGCTCGCGGCCGGCGCGGAGAAGGCCCGTGCGGTGGCCGCGACGACCCTGCGGTCCACGTACGAACGGGTGGGCTTCTTCCCGCCGGTGCGCGGCGAGTAGCGCCGCGGTACAGGTGGACGGGTCGGTGGTCGGAGGGGCGGCGCGCAGCGTGGATCGCAGTGGTGGGGTGCCGCCGACCGGCGACACCATCCAGATCGGCATCGCGGTGGACATTCCCGAGCCGTGGGGTGCCCAGCTCACCCGGCGGCGGGTCGAGGCCGGTGATCCGCTGGCGGTGCCCGCGCACGTGACGCTGCTCGGTCCCACCGAGATCCGGACGGCCAATCTGCCGGGGATCGAGCGGCACCTGGCCGCCGTCGCCGCCGCGCACCTGCCGTTCACGCTGCACCTGCGGGGCACCGGCACGTTCCGGCCGGTCACCCAGGTGGTGTTCGTCGCGGTGGCCGCCGGGATCAGCGAGTGTGAGCTGCTGGCCGCGGCCATCGCCGCGGCGCCGGGCCTGCACCGCGAGCTGCGGTTCCCGTACCACCCGCACGTCACGGTGGCCCAGGACGTGGCACCGGAGGCCCTGGACAAGGTGTACGAGGATCTGGCCGACTTCTCCGCGATGTTCGAGGTCGGCGCGTTCACCCTCTTCTCGCACAGCGGGCAGGCCAGGTGGCAGCCTCGCCGGGACTTCTGCCTCGGCGACTGAAGCGTCTGCGACTGATGCGTCGGCAACTGACGCGCCGGCGACGCGCCGGCCGGCGAGCACCGGAAGCCGGTTGCCGCTTAAGCGGTGGCGAATCGGCGAGGATGCTGGCGTGAATGTGATCGGCCGGATCGAGAAGGGCATCGACCGCTGGGTGAGCGCCGCGCGCCACCGGTCGGGGTTCTTCGATCATGTGTGGCGGGCCGGCGTGCTCTACGGCGAGGTGCTGGCCGGCCGGTTGGCCGCGGCGATCGCCTACTACGGCTTCTTCGCGGTGTTCGCCCTCGCCCTGGTCGCGTTCTCCGTCTTCGGCGCGATCCTGGAGGACAACGACGAGGTCAGCGCGGCCGCGGCTGACTTCCTCAAGGAGAATCTGCCGTTCCTGGACGCCGAGCAGATCGCCAACTCCAGCAACACCGTCGGTGTGGTCGGCCTGGTCATCCTGGTCTTCACCGGGATCGGCTGGGTGGAGGCCATCCGGTCCTCGCAGCGGCTGATGTACCGGCTCAACCAGCAGCCGGGCAACCTGGTGGTGCGGCGGCTCGTCGACCTGGGCGTGATGATCGGCGTCTTCGTGCTGCTCGGTGTCTCGGTCGCGGCGGTGGACGCGTTGGAGTCGCTGCTGCGCTTCCTGCTGCGCAGCACCGGCTCGGTCGGTCTGACCACGATCAGCGCGGTGCTCAGCGTGCTGGTCAACACCGTGCTCGCCACCGCGCTGCTGCTCGCCGTGCCCCGGCTGCGGATGAGCAGGTCCCGGCTGCGCCCGGTGGTGCTGCTGGTGGCGGTCGGCATCACGCTGCTGAACACCGTCGGGCGGTACTACGTGGTGCGTACCGAGCGGAACCCGGCGTACACCGTGGTGGCCGGCGCCGTCGGCCTGCTGCTCTACCTCTACCTGCTCAACCAGTTGGTGCTGTTCGGCGCGGCGCTCCTCGCGACCAGCACCAACGGCCGAGTGGTGGACCTGGCCGGAACCACCCCGCCAGCGAAGGATGTCGACGAGGGCATCGATCCCGGTACGCCGGGCGGTGCGGGTTGATGACGGAAGGCGCGCAGGTGCTGATCTCGGTTGACCCGGACTCGTCAGTGCCCCCGTACGAGCAGGTGCGGGTGCAGCTCGCCGAGTTGATCGGCGACGGCCGGTTGCCGGTGGGCAGCCGGCTGCCCACCGTCCGGCAGCTCGCCGCTGACCTGCGGTTGGCCGCGAACACGGTGGCCCGCGCCTACCGGGAGTTGGAGGCGGCCGGGCTGCTGGAGACCCGGGGGCGCAACGGCACTTTCGTCGCCCCCGGCAGGGACGACGCCGTCGACCGGTTGCAGCGGGCGGCGGCCGGTTACGCGGCGGAGGCGGCCCGGCTCGGCGTACCGTCGGCCACCGCGCTCGCCCTGGTGCGCGCCGCCCTGGACGCGGTCCGCCCCGGCTGACCGGCCGCTGATCGACAGTCGGACGGGCGATAACTGAGCAGAACGGCGTCGGCGTTCGCGTACGCGGACCATGATGAGCCGGTGGGCGCACTCATGACACTGGACCTGCCGGCGGAGTCGCCGCTCCTCGGCCTGCCGTGGATC contains these protein-coding regions:
- a CDS encoding GntR family transcriptional regulator is translated as MTEGAQVLISVDPDSSVPPYEQVRVQLAELIGDGRLPVGSRLPTVRQLAADLRLAANTVARAYRELEAAGLLETRGRNGTFVAPGRDDAVDRLQRAAAGYAAEAARLGVPSATALALVRAALDAVRPG
- the galE gene encoding UDP-glucose 4-epimerase GalE; the encoded protein is MLLDAGHQVVILDDLRTGHREALAPDATHVEASIHDAARVITADAGFDGVLHFAALIAAGESMVKPELYWQNNTVGTLALIDAVRAAGVPRLVFSSTAAVYGNPTELPITENAVKAPTNTYGATKLAVDMALTSEAIAHGLAAVSLRYFNVAGAHLDGDITLGERHDPETHLIPIALDVAAGRREKLQLFGDDYPTVDGTCVRDYIHVADLARAHLLALDAATSGQHRIYNLGNGNGFTNRQVVDVVREVTGHPLPVEVAPRREGDPAELVASSTLARDELGWVPQKPTLHDMVGDAWAFYRAHILGHQ
- a CDS encoding sulfate adenylyltransferase subunit 1, which translates into the protein MSTEIVASANADALAVTGAGPEPRAMDLLRFATAGSVDDGKSTLIGRLLYDTKSLFTDQLAAVEAVSAARGDEYTNLALLTDGLRAEREQGITIDVAYRYFATPRRKFIIADTPGHIQYTRNMVTGASTADLALILVDARKGLVEQSRRHAFLCSLLRVPHLVLCVNKMDLVDWSQEVYEKIADEFTAFAAKLDVPDLTVVPISALRGDNIVTRSENMPWYEGPSLLHHLERVHIASDRNLVDVRFPVQYVIRPQSTTVTDYRGYAGQVASGVLKPGDEVMVLPSGFTSRIAAVETADGPVPEAFPPMSVTVRLADEIDISRGDLICRPNNAPAVAQDIEAMVCWMDETAPLRIGGRYAIKHTTRSARAIVRGLHYRLDINSLHRDESADELRLNEIGRVRLRTTVPLLADEYRRNRTTGGFVIIDEATNRTVGAAMIVEAS
- a CDS encoding 2'-5' RNA ligase family protein; this encodes MVGGAARSVDRSGGVPPTGDTIQIGIAVDIPEPWGAQLTRRRVEAGDPLAVPAHVTLLGPTEIRTANLPGIERHLAAVAAAHLPFTLHLRGTGTFRPVTQVVFVAVAAGISECELLAAAIAAAPGLHRELRFPYHPHVTVAQDVAPEALDKVYEDLADFSAMFEVGAFTLFSHSGQARWQPRRDFCLGD
- a CDS encoding hemolysin family protein → MREVARTGLRRRARAHPRRDPGPLARAVARVLVRAADGATRLVTDLLGTGPTAGRERISEADLRDLVAANTVLDPDERRIIDEVLVAGASLIREVMMPRTEVVFLPARLTIVEAARLVRAETHTRYPVTDGTHDDVVGFVHLRDVLLRPDTDPCVTVGELAREVKRLPGSKRVLAALTEMRREGQHLAVVVDEYGGTAGIVTLEDLIEELIGEIHDEYDATPDPERAGLPAVVDGRLNLADFAERTGVALPAGPYETVGGFVMAALGRLPVTGDEVLVPAEPADVGAPGPAELSAGWLLRVLAVDGRRVAQVAVSAARNTEQRREQSTGQSRGYDAAPASVGGPQPAREVVAGQHRRVPVAPTRRVGAGEPREVSTSAPAGRSRPAGPS
- a CDS encoding YihY/virulence factor BrkB family protein; the protein is MNVIGRIEKGIDRWVSAARHRSGFFDHVWRAGVLYGEVLAGRLAAAIAYYGFFAVFALALVAFSVFGAILEDNDEVSAAAADFLKENLPFLDAEQIANSSNTVGVVGLVILVFTGIGWVEAIRSSQRLMYRLNQQPGNLVVRRLVDLGVMIGVFVLLGVSVAAVDALESLLRFLLRSTGSVGLTTISAVLSVLVNTVLATALLLAVPRLRMSRSRLRPVVLLVAVGITLLNTVGRYYVVRTERNPAYTVVAGAVGLLLYLYLLNQLVLFGAALLATSTNGRVVDLAGTTPPAKDVDEGIDPGTPGGAG
- the trpS gene encoding tryptophan--tRNA ligase gives rise to the protein MSDVPARPRVFSGIQPTADSFHLGNYLGAVRHWVALQDTHDAFYCVVDLHAITAGHDPALLRQRTRVAAAQLFAVGLDPERSTLFVQSQVPEHPQLAWVLGCITGFGEASRMTQFKDKSQKQGNERASVGLFTYPILQAADILLYQANAVPVGEDQRQHLELSRDLAQRFNSLFGATFTVPAPHIVKDTAKITDLQDPTAKMSKSSSSPAGIIDLLDDPARSAKKIRSAVTDTGREIVFDAETKPGVSNLLTIHSALSGRSIDELVAAYAGRGYGDLKKELAEVVADFVRPIQERTRGYLDDPAQLDKLLAAGAEKARAVAATTLRSTYERVGFFPPVRGE
- the galK gene encoding galactokinase, yielding MSNPGGDVVERAAAGFSAQFGGEASGRWAAPGRVNLIGEHTDYNEGFVLPFALPMRTIVAADRQDGEHWTVWSELSGETITLGADDVAEPGRVTGWGAYVAGVVWALREAGNPVPGARLAIASDVPLGSGLSSSAALESAVLAALLDLGGLELAPALQPRLAQRAENVYVGAPTGIMDQSAAIRCRAGHALFLDCRDESVEHIPFDLDAAGLAVLVVDSRAPHRHADGEYAARRRSCEAGAGALGVAALRDVGVDQLDDALAQLDDEETRRRVRHVVTEDQRVLDTVALLRAARVRDIGPLLTASHVSMRDDFEITVPEIDTAVEAALSAGALGARMTGGGFGGCVLALVEADRADAVADAVADAYAERGFTAPGTVTVLPAPGATRLD